The following coding sequences are from one Mycolicibacterium aichiense window:
- a CDS encoding glycosyltransferase family 2 protein has translation MTETLQPAQLHPRFSAHNLLGARTLTALGVATAALIAGGVAFPYAVAPTVTALIAAFYLASSIDRNYLLLRGIRSSALIRVSDDEALALTDDELPVYTVLLPVYDEPTIVANLLNGVGRLDYPRDKLEILLLVEEDDLPTQMALLDANLTSIRVIIVPHSMPKTKPKACNYGMATPGLRGELMTIYDAEDIPDPLQLRRAVAAFRQTPAEVGCLQARLGYFNERQNLLTRFFSLEYDQWFGVVLPAVERARCVVPLGGTSNHMRADVWREIGGWDEYNVTEDADLGVRLARCGYRTRILDSVTLEEANSDVVNWIRQRSRWYKGYLQTMLVHLRNPAALRREIGVKGTWRLINMTGGVPLTAACNLLFWFILATWMLGRPHAVEVVFPPMTYYVCLVLLLIGAPMSVFVGLIVAQALGKPHLWWAAALVPLYWFLQSIAAVKAFYQLVTKPCFWEKTVHGLSEKHTVPESTGNLS, from the coding sequence GTGACTGAGACCCTGCAACCCGCGCAATTGCACCCGCGGTTTTCGGCCCACAATCTCCTCGGCGCCCGCACTCTGACCGCATTGGGTGTTGCCACCGCCGCCCTGATCGCCGGCGGCGTCGCATTCCCCTACGCTGTCGCACCCACCGTGACCGCACTGATTGCCGCCTTCTATCTCGCATCCAGCATCGACCGGAATTATCTTCTGCTGCGCGGGATTCGCTCGTCGGCACTCATCCGGGTCTCCGACGACGAGGCGCTGGCACTCACCGATGACGAGTTGCCGGTGTACACGGTGTTGCTGCCCGTCTACGACGAGCCCACCATCGTCGCCAACCTCCTCAACGGAGTGGGGCGACTGGACTACCCCAGAGACAAACTGGAAATCCTGCTGCTCGTCGAGGAAGACGATCTGCCGACCCAGATGGCATTGCTCGACGCGAATCTGACATCCATCCGGGTCATCATCGTTCCCCACAGCATGCCGAAGACGAAGCCGAAGGCGTGCAACTACGGTATGGCAACGCCCGGCCTTCGCGGTGAGCTGATGACCATCTACGACGCCGAGGACATCCCCGACCCGCTGCAGCTGCGTCGGGCCGTCGCCGCATTCCGACAGACCCCGGCCGAGGTCGGGTGCCTGCAGGCCAGGCTCGGCTACTTCAACGAGCGCCAGAATCTGCTGACGCGATTCTTCTCCTTGGAGTACGACCAATGGTTCGGCGTCGTGCTGCCTGCGGTGGAACGGGCCCGCTGCGTTGTGCCGCTCGGCGGCACCTCCAACCACATGCGCGCCGACGTGTGGAGGGAGATCGGCGGGTGGGACGAGTACAACGTGACCGAAGACGCCGATCTCGGTGTGCGGCTTGCGCGCTGCGGCTACCGAACCCGGATCCTGGATTCGGTGACGCTGGAAGAGGCGAATTCCGATGTGGTGAACTGGATTCGGCAACGGTCGCGCTGGTACAAGGGCTACCTGCAGACCATGCTGGTCCATCTGCGCAATCCCGCGGCCCTGCGCAGAGAGATCGGCGTCAAGGGCACCTGGCGCCTGATCAACATGACCGGCGGTGTGCCGCTTACCGCGGCGTGCAATCTGCTGTTCTGGTTCATTCTGGCGACGTGGATGTTGGGCCGGCCCCACGCCGTCGAAGTGGTGTTCCCACCGATGACCTATTACGTCTGTCTGGTTCTGCTTCTCATCGGCGCACCGATGTCGGTCTTCGTCGGCCTCATCGTCGCGCAGGCGTTGGGTAAACCCCACCTCTGGTGGGCGGCTGCGCTGGTCCCGCTGTATTGGTTCCTGCAATCCATTGCGGCGGTGAAGGCGTTCTATCAGCTGGTGACCAAGCCGTGTTTCTGGGAGAAGACCGTCCACGGCCTGTCCGAAAAACACACTGTCCCTGAGTCGACGGGAAATCTTTCGTGA
- a CDS encoding glycosyltransferase family 39 protein → MTTVVAAPIQADSDQSAQGSTRWPGLLLFTVLTALYCAVGTVLVLRYNIFEPDAPNRVANAGFAIYARDPHLSAIGFVWNPLPSMVDIPFVALSHWWPALKYYGIAGVIQSSLFMAGAALMVRGIALDRGLPTAWRWVAVGAVALHPMIILYGGSGLSEAAEMFCLVWAVRHLMRWCDSERVGDLAWAGIALGCGYLTRYEVVPAAAGAALLVGVVTWHRSRGSDRLQSTVLNLGIIGFPIAVTILIWAVTGWIINGELFATFSSQYGNSSQVAQRLAHVGRGDPGSGWLVVSARLFGMQPLTGIAVATAVLVAVFRRQVSTVVPVAVLGATLTFAAVAQHLSMTFGWFRFYLLAIPMVVCIAVACWTSARPGAARSTADRRSTQAAAVLLTASVVVAIPVTTPLIVNEDIAYGQLESSFISLVDPVGHPPEKQSARRRLISERQLAAWLDAKKLPDGAVLMDTFLAWGVWLSSDHPKQFVITSDYDFSAALNRPWDMGIRYIVATNPRLNIPDAINRRYPDLWSTGAGIGRLIYSADGVTSDEMFRVYEVIGKPVDPVSTPGAPRPVSAVEPVKPPR, encoded by the coding sequence GTGACCACGGTCGTAGCCGCTCCGATCCAGGCCGACTCCGACCAGTCGGCCCAGGGCAGCACGCGCTGGCCGGGGTTGCTGCTCTTCACCGTCTTGACTGCGCTCTACTGTGCGGTCGGGACCGTTCTGGTGCTGCGGTACAACATCTTCGAGCCGGATGCACCCAATCGGGTGGCCAACGCCGGGTTTGCGATCTACGCCCGCGATCCACACCTGTCGGCCATCGGGTTCGTCTGGAATCCGCTGCCCAGCATGGTCGACATACCGTTCGTGGCACTCAGTCACTGGTGGCCGGCGCTGAAGTACTACGGGATCGCCGGAGTCATCCAGAGTTCGCTGTTCATGGCCGGCGCCGCGCTCATGGTCCGGGGTATCGCGCTCGACCGCGGACTCCCGACGGCGTGGCGGTGGGTCGCCGTCGGCGCGGTGGCCCTGCACCCGATGATCATTTTGTACGGCGGCTCCGGCCTGAGCGAGGCGGCGGAGATGTTCTGCCTGGTGTGGGCTGTACGGCACTTGATGCGATGGTGCGATAGCGAGCGCGTCGGGGACCTCGCCTGGGCCGGCATCGCTTTGGGCTGTGGATATCTCACCCGATACGAGGTGGTCCCGGCTGCCGCCGGCGCCGCCCTGTTGGTCGGTGTGGTCACCTGGCATCGCTCGCGCGGTTCCGACCGTCTGCAGTCCACCGTCCTCAACCTGGGCATCATCGGATTCCCGATCGCCGTTACCATCCTCATCTGGGCAGTCACCGGCTGGATCATCAACGGGGAACTGTTCGCCACCTTCTCCTCCCAGTACGGCAACAGCAGCCAGGTGGCACAGCGGTTGGCACATGTGGGTCGCGGCGACCCCGGTTCCGGATGGCTGGTCGTCTCCGCACGGCTCTTCGGCATGCAACCGCTGACGGGAATCGCCGTTGCGACGGCGGTGCTGGTCGCGGTGTTCCGCAGACAGGTCAGCACTGTCGTGCCGGTGGCAGTCCTCGGTGCCACCCTGACGTTCGCCGCAGTGGCACAGCATCTTTCGATGACGTTCGGGTGGTTCCGCTTCTATCTGCTGGCCATCCCGATGGTGGTCTGCATCGCGGTTGCCTGTTGGACGTCGGCGCGGCCGGGCGCTGCCCGCAGCACGGCGGATAGGCGTTCCACCCAAGCCGCCGCTGTCTTACTCACCGCGTCGGTGGTGGTGGCGATCCCGGTGACGACGCCGCTGATCGTCAACGAGGACATCGCGTACGGGCAGCTGGAATCCAGCTTCATCTCTCTGGTCGATCCGGTCGGCCATCCTCCGGAGAAGCAGTCCGCACGCCGGCGCCTGATCAGTGAGCGGCAACTCGCCGCCTGGCTCGACGCGAAGAAGCTTCCGGACGGCGCGGTGTTGATGGATACCTTCTTGGCGTGGGGGGTTTGGCTGTCCTCGGACCACCCGAAACAGTTCGTGATCACCAGTGACTACGATTTCTCGGCGGCCTTGAACAGGCCGTGGGACATGGGAATCCGCTACATCGTGGCGACCAATCCCCGGCTCAATATCCCCGACGCGATCAACCGCCGCTACCCGGACCTGTGGTCTACCGGCGCGGGGATCGGCAGGCTGATCTACTCGGCAGACGGCGTGACAAGCGACGAGATGTTCCGCGTCTACGAGGTCATCGGCAAGCCCGTCGATCCGGTCAGCACCCCTGGAGCGCCTCGTCCGGTCTCAGCTGTGGAGCCGGTCAAACCACCGCGCTGA
- a CDS encoding NAD-dependent epimerase/dehydratase family protein yields the protein MTTDGAVMVTGSAGFIGSALVSHLREIGRPVVGIDRDAKPAADSLRLDLKTITAADLPRPCPPTIVHLAALSKEPGFPWRDYFANNAEATRRLCQAAGEAGVDNIVFTSSMMAFASGPWRRSESDFGDADTAYGASKLQAEEILRTWQAEKPGRRLRIVRPGVVFGPGDTGNMRRLIRGLSKGRFAYIGRDDTVKSCIYLKDMVRLLTLLTEDDGPHVTYHAVYPQPTTIHDHVDAINAAWGWDRHPRTVPYRLALAAATPFAVVDPTGARFGLHPRRIQKLQFDTNISSERLADIGFTAQYSLREAFADWRRDCGGGLPQ from the coding sequence ATGACGACTGACGGGGCCGTGATGGTCACGGGCAGTGCGGGTTTCATCGGCAGTGCGTTGGTCTCGCACCTGCGCGAGATCGGCCGACCCGTGGTGGGAATCGACCGTGACGCCAAGCCGGCCGCTGACTCGCTGCGTCTGGATCTGAAGACCATCACCGCGGCTGACTTGCCCCGGCCGTGCCCGCCGACGATCGTGCACCTGGCCGCGCTGTCCAAGGAACCCGGTTTTCCGTGGCGGGACTACTTCGCCAACAATGCCGAGGCGACACGTCGCTTGTGTCAGGCCGCCGGTGAAGCGGGTGTGGACAACATCGTCTTCACCAGTTCGATGATGGCCTTTGCTTCTGGTCCGTGGCGCCGCAGTGAAAGCGACTTCGGCGACGCAGACACCGCGTACGGCGCCAGCAAGCTGCAGGCAGAGGAGATCCTGCGGACGTGGCAGGCCGAGAAGCCGGGACGGCGCCTGCGCATCGTGCGTCCGGGCGTGGTGTTCGGCCCCGGCGACACCGGCAACATGCGGCGGTTGATCCGCGGCCTCAGCAAGGGCCGCTTCGCCTACATCGGCCGCGACGACACCGTGAAAAGCTGTATCTACCTCAAAGACATGGTTCGGCTGTTGACCCTGCTCACCGAAGACGACGGGCCGCACGTGACCTACCATGCTGTCTATCCGCAGCCGACCACGATCCACGACCACGTCGACGCCATCAACGCGGCCTGGGGATGGGACCGCCACCCGCGGACTGTTCCCTACCGCCTCGCCCTGGCTGCGGCCACGCCGTTCGCGGTGGTCGATCCGACGGGAGCACGTTTCGGCCTGCACCCCAGACGTATCCAGAAACTGCAGTTCGATACCAACATCAGCTCGGAGCGTCTCGCCGACATCGGCTTCACCGCGCAGTATTCGCTTCGCGAGGCCTTCGCCGACTGGCGGCGGGACTGCGGCGGCGGGTTGCCGCAGTGA
- a CDS encoding FAD-dependent oxidoreductase, whose translation MVRKTEDFVAGTTIRTDVVVVGAGPIGISTALELAKSGVEVALIESGLERTDHTAQELASFDSRQDDVFHARSDLTVRRAVGGASALWGGRCVAFDPIDFEDRPLTAQAPWPIRHSDVEPYMQRACDWAQCGRAAFNVRDIPELAQRDLVAGLPDGDVRTSDLERWALPTRFGREYRDAMHDSPLLSLWTGLTCTEVVTTERGDSVDHLVVKTLDGKEGKVVANDYVIATGGVEATRLLLASDRHHPAGLGNAGGHLGRWYMAHTEGRFARVKFNTDDVIYEHERDRDGVYVRRRFTFSPQLQRELEIPNAATWLVNPPISDPGHGSGILSGVYLTLISPVGRFLLAEAIREAHTKTEGPPQIMAHVRNIVRDLIPSIRFAITFSYARLIRKGRKAPGFFIKSADNRYLLHYHGEHLPHWESRVELTEERDALGMRKVRTHMHFSDADYESARKAIELIDAHLRATGAGNVEWLTDDPEGSVREFMRGFAGYHQAGTTRMSESAEDGVVDSDLQVHGVRGLYVASTSVLPTSSQANPTLVGIALGVRLADHLADARAAEGS comes from the coding sequence ATGGTGCGCAAGACCGAAGATTTCGTCGCGGGTACGACGATCAGGACGGACGTCGTTGTCGTCGGCGCCGGTCCGATCGGTATCTCCACCGCCTTGGAGCTCGCGAAGTCCGGTGTCGAGGTGGCGCTCATCGAAAGCGGTCTGGAGCGCACCGATCACACCGCACAGGAGTTGGCGTCGTTCGACTCGCGACAAGACGACGTCTTCCATGCCCGCAGCGATCTGACTGTCCGCCGCGCGGTGGGCGGCGCATCGGCGTTATGGGGTGGGCGTTGTGTCGCGTTCGACCCGATCGACTTCGAGGACCGACCGCTGACGGCGCAGGCGCCGTGGCCCATCCGGCACTCCGATGTCGAGCCTTATATGCAACGCGCCTGTGATTGGGCGCAGTGCGGCCGGGCGGCCTTCAACGTGCGAGACATTCCCGAACTCGCGCAACGCGATCTGGTCGCCGGACTGCCCGACGGTGACGTGCGCACCAGTGACCTCGAACGCTGGGCACTACCGACGCGCTTCGGCCGCGAGTACCGCGACGCCATGCACGACAGCCCGTTGTTGTCGCTGTGGACCGGCCTGACCTGCACAGAGGTCGTGACCACCGAGCGCGGCGACTCCGTGGATCACCTCGTCGTCAAAACCCTTGACGGTAAGGAAGGAAAGGTGGTCGCAAACGATTACGTCATCGCGACCGGCGGCGTGGAGGCAACCCGGCTGCTGCTCGCATCAGACCGCCATCATCCGGCGGGGCTGGGCAACGCGGGTGGGCATCTGGGGCGCTGGTATATGGCCCATACCGAGGGCCGATTCGCCCGCGTGAAATTCAACACCGACGACGTCATCTACGAGCACGAGCGTGACCGCGACGGCGTGTACGTCCGGCGACGGTTCACCTTCAGTCCGCAACTGCAGCGCGAGCTCGAAATCCCCAATGCTGCAACCTGGTTGGTCAATCCGCCGATCAGCGACCCGGGACACGGAAGTGGGATCCTGTCGGGGGTCTACCTGACTTTGATCTCCCCGGTGGGTCGTTTCCTGCTCGCCGAGGCGATTCGTGAGGCCCACACCAAGACCGAGGGTCCACCGCAAATCATGGCCCACGTCCGCAACATCGTGCGCGATCTGATCCCGTCCATCCGGTTCGCGATCACATTCTCCTACGCCCGCCTCATCCGCAAGGGGCGCAAGGCGCCGGGCTTTTTCATCAAAAGCGCCGACAACCGGTATTTGCTCCACTACCACGGTGAGCATCTACCGCACTGGGAGAGTCGGGTCGAACTCACCGAGGAGCGCGACGCACTCGGCATGCGTAAAGTCCGGACCCATATGCACTTTTCGGACGCCGACTACGAAAGCGCCCGCAAGGCAATCGAACTCATCGACGCCCACTTGCGTGCCACCGGTGCCGGAAATGTGGAGTGGCTCACCGACGATCCCGAAGGTTCGGTACGGGAGTTCATGCGCGGGTTCGCCGGCTACCACCAGGCCGGGACAACGCGTATGTCCGAATCTGCCGAGGACGGCGTGGTGGATTCCGACCTGCAGGTCCACGGGGTACGCGGACTGTACGTGGCGAGCACTTCGGTGCTTCCCACCTCGAGTCAGGCCAACCCGACGCTCGTCGGGATCGCGCTGGGAGTCCGACTGGCCGATCACCTCGCCGATGCCCGGGCCGCTGAGGGAAGCTAG
- a CDS encoding polysaccharide biosynthesis tyrosine autokinase has protein sequence MDLRSYCRVLVRRWPVLMSVFVLVGAAVAGVGFLVPETFTANARIVFTPNLSVDTEMQTRQVAQLYLADRMKTYAQVVTTNQVLQPVIDSLSLGVTVPELVKRTEVTIPTGTQVIDVAVSAPTGEEAAATANRTANRIANAMPFAVAGLEGAASVAASPIQVSVLQPAQIPSFHTTPNVTLNLIVAAGLAFIAAIFAAVLVDNFDTRVRRRRDVTALGATYLGGIPAGRRTKAKDSQVSTQAPDREAIFRRIAIDVLHAVDETPTRLVFTSPRMGVDKTMVAANIAGALAEAGNHVVFIDADVRGRRLASQVGIKQSPGITDLVSGRNELDESFFESTWRGFTIIPCGGSAIDAGEMLASEKFGEVMRDLAGYFDVIIVDAPPITNLSEGSLFTQNIKDVVVVAEAVNTRRKEFLLATNSLRHAGAKILGVVLSRVRKDEQSAPAEEKDRNDEATSDR, from the coding sequence GTGGACCTTCGTAGCTACTGCCGTGTGTTGGTGCGGCGCTGGCCGGTACTCATGTCCGTGTTCGTCCTGGTCGGCGCTGCGGTGGCCGGAGTGGGGTTCCTCGTTCCGGAGACCTTCACCGCCAACGCCCGAATAGTATTCACGCCCAACTTATCCGTGGATACGGAGATGCAAACCCGCCAGGTTGCCCAGTTGTATCTCGCGGATCGCATGAAGACCTACGCACAGGTAGTGACCACCAACCAGGTTCTGCAACCGGTCATAGACTCGCTCAGTCTGGGTGTCACGGTGCCAGAGCTGGTCAAACGGACAGAAGTCACGATCCCCACCGGCACCCAGGTTATCGACGTGGCGGTGTCGGCGCCGACCGGTGAGGAGGCCGCCGCCACAGCCAACCGCACAGCCAACCGCATTGCTAACGCAATGCCGTTCGCCGTGGCCGGCCTCGAGGGCGCGGCTTCGGTCGCTGCGTCGCCGATCCAAGTCTCCGTGCTTCAACCCGCCCAAATACCCTCTTTCCACACGACCCCGAACGTCACGTTGAACCTCATCGTCGCGGCTGGGTTGGCGTTCATCGCAGCGATATTCGCTGCGGTTCTCGTGGACAACTTCGATACCCGGGTGCGAAGGCGCCGTGACGTCACCGCTTTGGGCGCTACGTACCTTGGCGGGATACCGGCGGGACGTCGCACCAAGGCCAAGGATTCGCAGGTCTCGACGCAGGCACCCGACCGCGAGGCGATCTTTCGGCGGATCGCCATCGACGTTCTCCACGCAGTCGATGAGACACCGACACGTCTGGTATTCACCTCCCCACGGATGGGCGTGGACAAGACGATGGTGGCGGCCAACATCGCCGGTGCGCTCGCCGAGGCAGGCAACCATGTGGTCTTCATCGACGCGGACGTGCGGGGACGCCGCCTGGCTTCTCAGGTCGGCATCAAGCAATCGCCGGGGATCACCGACCTGGTCTCCGGCCGTAATGAACTGGACGAGTCGTTCTTCGAATCGACATGGCGCGGCTTCACCATCATTCCGTGCGGCGGCAGCGCCATCGATGCCGGCGAGATGCTCGCCAGCGAGAAGTTCGGCGAGGTGATGAGAGACCTTGCCGGCTACTTCGATGTGATCATCGTCGACGCCCCGCCGATCACGAATTTGAGCGAGGGTTCGCTCTTCACTCAGAACATCAAGGACGTCGTGGTGGTCGCCGAAGCGGTCAATACGCGACGTAAGGAGTTCCTGCTTGCCACCAACTCCCTGCGGCACGCCGGAGCTAAAATCCTGGGTGTTGTGTTGTCGCGAGTTCGCAAGGATGAGCAGTCGGCGCCCGCCGAAGAGAAGGACCGAAACGATGAGGCGACATCCGATCGATGA